AAACGCAATTGTATACGCAAAAGACGGTATGACAATTGGTGTAGGCGCAGGTCAAATGAGCCGCGTTTACTCTGCGAAAATTGCTGGTATTAAAGCAGCTGACGAGAACCTAGAAGTTAAAGGTTCTGTTATGGCTTCTGACGCATTCTTCCCATTCCGTGATGGCATTGACGCCGCTGCTGAAGCGGGTATCACTGCGGTTATTCAACCGGGTGGTTCAATGCGTGACGAAGAAGTTATCGCGGCAGCTGATGAAGCTGGCATGGCGATGGTGTTTACTGGCATGCGCCACTTCCGTCACTAATCGATAGGCGCGAAACATTCATCGTTTCGCGCTTTTTCTTTCTCCCAATTTCAAGTAGTCTGCTTAAAACACACTCAAAGTGAAGGACATAAAAAATGAAATTCGGTTTAAAAACACTTCTCGCTGCTAGCATTGTTACTGCCATTGCTGGTTGTTCTGCAACAGGTTCATCTTCATCATCTAGCTCTGCTGAGTTAACCTCTGCTGTGGCTGATAATGCTCGCTCTGATAAGAATCGTGCCCGTGACCAATACCGTCGCCCAGCACAAACTCTTGAATTTTTTGGCCTCAAGCCAAATATGACAGTGGTTGAAATTGCGCCTGGTGGTGGTTGGTATTCAGAGATCTTAGCACCAGTTGTTAAAGGCCAAGGTACTTTTTATGCAGCGCACTTTCCTGCAGATTCAAAAGTAGGTTATTACCAGCGCTCACTGGCTGGCTTTAAACAGAAAGTGGCTGAAGATACACGCTTTAGCGAAGTAAAAATTACCGAGTTTGCACCAGTCACTCACTCAAACATTGCCCCTGCGGGCTCTGCTGACATGGTTTTAACCTTCCGTAATGTACACAACTGGTACATGCGTGGTGGCGAAGACGGCACTTTAAGTGCATTTAAAGCATTTAATAAAGCGCTTAAAACGGGTGGTATCTTAGGTGTGGTTGAACACCGTTTACCTGAACACCGTGCCGACGAAGACCAAAAGTCATCAGGGTATATGAAGCAAAGCTATGTTATCGAAGTTGCTAAAAAAGCAGGTTTTGAATTGGTAGAAGCAAGCGAAATTAACGCTAACCCTCTTGATAGCGCTAATCACCCGAAAGGTGTTTGGACATTGCCACCACGTTTAGCTTTAGGTGAAGAAAAAGCTGAGCAGTATAAGGCAATTGGGGAAAGCGATCGCATGACCCTAAAATTCAAAAAGTTATAATAGGATAAATACGCCATGAATGTACTAGTCATTGGCAGTGGCGGCCGTGAACACGCTCTTGCGTTTAAAGCCGCTCAAAACCCTTCTGTAAGAACCGTTTTTGTTGCACCTGGTAATGCAGGTACTGCACTAGAGCCTAAGTTAGAAAATGTTGCGATTGGTGTTGAAGACCTAGATGCACTCGTTGCATTTGCCAAAGACAACAATGTTGAGCTAACTATTGTTGGTCCTGAAGCACCATTAGTTATTGGGGTGGTTGACCGTTTCCGTGAAGAAGGTCTAGCCATCTTCGGTCCAACAGCGGCAGCAGCACAACTAGAAGGCTCTAAGTCGTTCACAAAAGACTTCTTAGCGCGCCATGACATTCCAACTGCGGAATATCAAACGTTCGAACAAATCGAGCCTGCTCTTGCTTATCTAAAAGAAAAAGGCGCACCGATTGTTGTTAAGGCTGATGGCCTTGCAGCAGGTAAAGGTGTGATCGTTGCAATGACAGAAGCAGAAGCGGAAGAAGCAATCCGCGATATGCTTGCTGGAAATGCATTCGGTGAAGCGGGTAGTCGTGTAGTTATCGAAGAGTTCCTTGAAGGTGAAGAAGCCTCTTTCATCGTCATGGTTGACGGTAAAAACGTGCTGCCATTCGCAACAAGCCAAGACCATAAACGTGCATACAATGGCGACCAAGGTCCTAATACGGGTGGTATGGGTGCTTACTCTCCTGCGCCAGTTGTAACCGCTGACATTCATGAGCGCATCATGAACGAAGTGATCAACCCTACTGTTGAAGGTATGGCTAGTGAGGGTGCTCCTTACACAGGTTTCCTATACGCAGGTCTGATGATCACCGCTGATGGTACACCTAAGGTAATCGAGTATAACTGTCGTTTCGGTGATCCTGAAACTCAACCTATCATGCTACGTTTACAGTCTGACTTAGTAGAGCTAATTCAAGCGGCAAACCGTGAAGAGCTAGATCAAACTGAAATTAAGTTCGACTCACGTGCAGCGGTAGGCGTCGTACTTGCAGCAAAAGGCTACCCTGGTAGCTATCCAAAAGGTGATGCTATCTCAGGCCTTCGTGTTGATTACGCTGAAGGCGAGAAAGTATTCCACGCAGGTACTAAGCAAGACGGCGAAAACGTTGTAACAGCGGGCGGTCGTGTACTTTGTGCAACTGCACTTGGTCACACTGTGACTGAAGCGCAAAAGCGCGCTTATGCACTGGTTAACGAAATCAATTGGGACGGCGTTGAGTTCCGTACTGATATCGCTTATCGCGCCATTGCTCGCGAACAGTAATCTCGTATCTATTTAGATGATTAAAGGCCCTTTCGAGGGCCTTTCTCATAACAATTGCATTAACTTCTGATCTATTATTGCGACAGAAAACCGGTAACCGGAAAAAGTCCAATAACAAGGATGATATTTTGATATATAGTTGTTCTATATTAAAAATTTCAGACGAAGTTAGTGGGCTTTTTAGCTCGCTAGAATGATTAGTCAGTTAATAAAATTGGTATAATCTCTCCACCAGCTTTGCTAGACTGCGCACTTAAATTTTCACATCTTTAGGGGCGTAAAGATGCAAGGTACACTGCGTAAACTAAAAGCAGATCACACTCAACCGATTCAATATCATCTTCCACTAGGCGATGAATTGGTTAATCTAAACCAATATTTTGGCAAAGCGATTAAGCTAACTTTCACAGGTAATATTTTTTGTTGTAGCTGTGGTAAAAAAACCAAAAAAAGTTACTCACAAGGCCATTGCTTTGTGTGTATGAAAAAACTGGCTAGCTGTGACATGTGTATTATGAAGCCTGAAACCTGTCATTTTGATCAAGGCACCTGTCGCGAGCCTGAATGGGGTGAAGCGAACTGCATGATCCCGCACTATGTTTACCTTGCAAATACTTCTGGGTTAAAAGTCGGTATTACTCGCCACACACAAATTCCTACGCGCTGGATTGACCAAGGTGCAACGCAAGCTCTACCAATTTTTAAAGTGCAAACACGCTTACAGTCAGGTCTCGTAGAAGTCGCTTTAGCCGAGTTCATTGCCGATAAAACCAATTGGCGCAATATGCTCAAAGGCGTCAGTGTCGATGTTGATTTAAAAGCTGCAGCTGCTGAGCTTATTCCACAAATTCAGGCTAAATTAGATGAGTTGGCTGAGTTGTTTGGTGCCACCGCCATTGAACAATTAGATGAAGAAGTCGTTGATTTAGATTTCCCTGTTACAGAATACCCGACCAAGATCAGCTCGTTTAATTTCGACAAAGATCCTGAAGTGTCAGGCGTACTTGAAGGCATCAAAGGCCAGTACTTAATCTTTGATAAAGGCGTTATCAACATTCGTAAATTCACTTCTTACGAAGTGGCTTTCGAAGCGTTATAAGTTAACCTGAGCCCAGGTTAACTTCGTAAATTTCTTAACCAAAACTCAGGTTAAGTTACCGATAATATAAAGCACCGATGCATTTAATGCATTGGTGCTTCTAAATTTGAACGTATATGCTCTTGGTAAAACCTCAACCAATGTGATTCACTTAAAGGTCGGCAAAACAAATAACCTTGCAAATAATGGCAATCAAGCTGTTTTAGAAACTCTTTTTGAACTTGCTTCTCTACCCCTTCAGCGACTACTTTCAACTTTAAGGCTTTTGCCATCGCCACAATGGCAGTCACAATTTCGCTATTACCATATTCATCAGGCACTTTTGAGGTAAAGCTGGCATCGATTTTAAGTACATCAATTGGTAATTTAGTTAAGTAGCTTAAAGCAGAGTAACCTGTGCCAAAGTCGTCTAGTGCAATTGATACACCTAACGCTTTTAATTTTTTCAGCTCGCTCTTCGCTTCATGTAAGTTACTAATAAAGCTGCTCTCTGTTAATTCTATTTCTAAGCAACTTCCCGGTAATTGGTGGCGCTCTAGGGCATTCGCTACAGTTAACGCCAATTCACCTTGATGTAGATGCTGTGCCGACACATTAATCGCAATACGTTGCAGTTGAATCCCCTGGTGGCGCCAAAATGCCATTTTTTCACAGGCTCGATTGATCACCCACTGATCCAATTTAGTGATTAGCCCAAGCTCTTCGGCAAGGGGAATAAACTGAGCAGGTGAGATCATACCTAAATTAGGATCTTGCCATCTGAGTAAACACTCAACACTCGAAATATGCTCTTCGTTTAAACATTGTACTGGCTGGTAGTGAAGCTCAAACTCATTACATTCTAAAGCGCTTTGAAAACGGCTTAACATCGACAAGCGCTCTAATGAGCGGGCATTCATAGAAGCTTTATAGAGCTGAAAAGAGTTACGTCCCACCTCTTTAGAGCGGTACATAGCAACATCAGCATGTTTGAGCAAAGATTCACTGTCTAAACCATCTTCGGGATACACAGCCGCGCCAATAGATGCCGTAGCCCCGACACTCATACCACTGATCTCGAATGGCTGTCCGAGCAAGTCTAAAATATCATTTGCGAAAGATACTACATTGGCTAAATCTTTTACTTCAGTCAGTAACACCACAAATTCATCGCCACCGAGTCTTGCTAATGTGTCACCTTCTCGGAGCTGCCCTTTAATTCGCTCACTCACTTTTACAAGTAATTCATCGCCAGCAC
The Pseudoalteromonas phenolica genome window above contains:
- a CDS encoding class I SAM-dependent methyltransferase; this encodes MKFGLKTLLAASIVTAIAGCSATGSSSSSSSAELTSAVADNARSDKNRARDQYRRPAQTLEFFGLKPNMTVVEIAPGGGWYSEILAPVVKGQGTFYAAHFPADSKVGYYQRSLAGFKQKVAEDTRFSEVKITEFAPVTHSNIAPAGSADMVLTFRNVHNWYMRGGEDGTLSAFKAFNKALKTGGILGVVEHRLPEHRADEDQKSSGYMKQSYVIEVAKKAGFELVEASEINANPLDSANHPKGVWTLPPRLALGEEKAEQYKAIGESDRMTLKFKKL
- a CDS encoding DUF2797 domain-containing protein, which produces MQGTLRKLKADHTQPIQYHLPLGDELVNLNQYFGKAIKLTFTGNIFCCSCGKKTKKSYSQGHCFVCMKKLASCDMCIMKPETCHFDQGTCREPEWGEANCMIPHYVYLANTSGLKVGITRHTQIPTRWIDQGATQALPIFKVQTRLQSGLVEVALAEFIADKTNWRNMLKGVSVDVDLKAAAAELIPQIQAKLDELAELFGATAIEQLDEEVVDLDFPVTEYPTKISSFNFDKDPEVSGVLEGIKGQYLIFDKGVINIRKFTSYEVAFEAL
- the purD gene encoding phosphoribosylamine--glycine ligase, which produces MNVLVIGSGGREHALAFKAAQNPSVRTVFVAPGNAGTALEPKLENVAIGVEDLDALVAFAKDNNVELTIVGPEAPLVIGVVDRFREEGLAIFGPTAAAAQLEGSKSFTKDFLARHDIPTAEYQTFEQIEPALAYLKEKGAPIVVKADGLAAGKGVIVAMTEAEAEEAIRDMLAGNAFGEAGSRVVIEEFLEGEEASFIVMVDGKNVLPFATSQDHKRAYNGDQGPNTGGMGAYSPAPVVTADIHERIMNEVINPTVEGMASEGAPYTGFLYAGLMITADGTPKVIEYNCRFGDPETQPIMLRLQSDLVELIQAANREELDQTEIKFDSRAAVGVVLAAKGYPGSYPKGDAISGLRVDYAEGEKVFHAGTKQDGENVVTAGGRVLCATALGHTVTEAQKRAYALVNEINWDGVEFRTDIAYRAIAREQ